Within the Natranaeroarchaeum sulfidigenes genome, the region AGGTCCGGGAGGTCGCAGGCGATGTCGACGTCGTCATCTCGGATATGGCTCCGAACATGACCGGCGAGTACAACCTCGACGCGGCACGGTCGGCACACCTCGCACGGATGGCGTTCGAGACTGCCCTGGAAGTGCTCGACAGCGGCGGCGACTTCGCCGTGAAGATCTTCCAGGGGCAGGACGTCGACCCGCTCCGAGAGGACATGGAAGCGGAGTTCAAATACGTTCGGACGATGACGCCGGACGCCTCCCGGGATGAGTCCTCCGAGATCTATCTCGTCGCCAAAGACCGCCTGACAGCGCCGGTCCGCGTGGGTGACGAGGTGACGGTCACCATCGAGGACATCGGGAGCAAGGGAGACGGCATCGCCAGCGTCGAGGGGTTTCGACTGTTCGTCCCCGACACGGAAATCGGCGAGACCGTCGACGTACGGATCGAGGACATCAAGCCGCAGTTTGGCTTCGCCGAACGCACCGACTAGTTCGTCGGAGCGGATCGATCAGTTCTCAGATTCGAGGCGACCGTGGCGAGCGTCGATCTCGTCCAGGATATCCAGGTTCTTTCTGATCGACGCGCGGATCGCGTCGCTGCGGTTGACGTACTTTCCCTCATCACCGACGTGGTCATCGAGATCTTCGAGCAGTTCCTGTGGAATCTCGACGCTGATCTTTGGCATACGTAAGGATACGACCCGGGGATACTAAGAATGCCGACCGCCGGAGCCAAAGGAACCGGGCCACTGCTCGGCGGCGCTACGACGGTGTGCCACCTCGCCGGAGTTTCCGACGGGGCAGCGTGAGCATCCACAGGATCGCCAGCCCGATCAGATAGGCGAGCGCGATCGGGATGGCGAGCAACAGCATTGTGAAGAGGCCGCCGGGCGAGAACGCCGCCGAGAGCGCGAAGATCGTGATCGTGACGATCCGCCAGCGAGAGTACATCGCCTCGAAGGAGATGATGTTGTTCCGGGCAAAGAGCCACATCGTCATCGGGATGTTCGCGAGCAGGCCGATCCCGGCGGTCAGGAAAAAGACCATCCAGAAGAAGTTCCTGAGCCGGAAGGCGACGATCATCCCGGCGTCGACCGCGTCGGCGACCAGCCAGGAGATGATCGCGGGGGCGATGAAGAAGAAGCCGAGCAGGCTCCCGCCGATCAGGCTAGCGAAGAGATACGCCCCCCAGGTGTAGAAGACGCTG harbors:
- a CDS encoding RlmE family RNA methyltransferase — translated: MPRKDKYYNRAKQQGYRSRSAFKLKQLDREENLLGQGDVVVDLGAAPGGWMEVAAEEVGADGTVIGVDRQRIDDIETDATVETIRGDMTDEDSREQVREVAGDVDVVISDMAPNMTGEYNLDAARSAHLARMAFETALEVLDSGGDFAVKIFQGQDVDPLREDMEAEFKYVRTMTPDASRDESSEIYLVAKDRLTAPVRVGDEVTVTIEDIGSKGDGIASVEGFRLFVPDTEIGETVDVRIEDIKPQFGFAERTD
- a CDS encoding ribbon-helix-helix domain-containing protein; the encoded protein is MPKISVEIPQELLEDLDDHVGDEGKYVNRSDAIRASIRKNLDILDEIDARHGRLESEN